The proteins below come from a single Malus sylvestris chromosome 3, drMalSylv7.2, whole genome shotgun sequence genomic window:
- the LOC126616020 gene encoding isoamylase 2, chloroplastic-like has translation MATLPLSIAIQASCCLNCGTTELPKLTATDRYGHRNNGVHGYVKLGTERNLVLREVVQILKERPLRDREWKVYATSRVSVEPVEQRVSTGTETEEVGKVSTYLFRTDTGDPVNVFVRKRNAKYAVNIEVSLLHLSRSDRRLVLSWGMYRADSSSFVPSNFRSSTPADRTTALETPFTGTSSGKFTLELEFEAKQIPFYLSFVLKSPADADLSDLEIRSHRKTNFCFPVGFGRGCPAPLGVSFSNDGSMNFAIFSRNAESVVLCLYAETTAEKPVLELDLDPYVNRSGDIWHASFENAWDFVSYGYRFDEGNVLLDPYAKIIAKSVPHGTGSKYLGRLCEEPAFEWAGDVRPDLTLEKLVVYRLNVKRFTKHKSSKLPTNIAGTFSGLTEKLEHFKALGVNAVLLEPIFPFDEQKGPYFPVHFFSPMNCFGPPRGPVSAVISMKEMVKFFHADGIEVLLEVVFTHTSEGEAMQGIDISSYYHVNGVEDLEARNALNCNYPVVQQMVLDSLRYWVTEFHVDGFCFINASSLLRGSNGEYLSRPPLVEAIAFDPLLSKTKIIADCWDPRGLVPKETRFPHWKRWAEVNTKFSNDVRNFLRGEGLLSDLATRLCGNGDIFSDGRGPASSFNFISRNSGLSLVDLVSFSGVELAAELSCNCGEEGPTNKTAVLERRLKQIRNFLFILFVSLGVPVLNMGDEYGQSAGGSPAYSDRKAFDWNALGTGFATQTTQFIAFLSSFRIRRSDLLQKRNFLKEENIDWYGSDQSSPKWEDPSSKFLAMKLKADEEEAYKSADDSSLSWGDLFVAFSAADLSETVILPPLPEGMGWFRLVDTALPFPGFFSTDGEPVAEQPAGLFAYEMKSHSCALFEARSL, from the coding sequence ATGGCAACTCTTCCGCTGTCAATCGCAATACAGGCCTCCTGTTGTTTGAATTGTGGAACCACTGAATTGCCTAAGCTGACAGCTACTGATCGTTATGGACACAGGAACAACGGTGTTCATGGTTATGTGAAATTGGGTACAGAAAGAAATCTAGTTTTACGAGAAGTTGTGCAAATTTTGAAGGAAAGGCCTCTAAGGGACCGTGAATGGAAAGTGTATGCTACATCCAGAGTTTCTGTTGAGCCAGTGGAGCAAAGAGTCTCCACCGGTACTGAAACTGAAGAAGTAGGCAAGGTATCAACTTATCTATTTAGGACAGACACTGGGGATCCGGTAAATGTCTTTGTTAGAAAGAGAAATGCCAAATACGCTGTGAATATCGAAGTTTCATTGTTGCACCTGTCCAGAAGTGATAGGAGACTAGTACTGAGTTGGGGAATGTATAGAGCTGATTCATCTAGTTTCGTGCCTTCGAATTTCAGAAGTTCGACCCCAGCTGACAGAACTACTGCCCTTGAAACTCCATTCACTGGGACTTCTTCTGGCAAGTTTACTCTCGAATTGGAGTTTGAGGCTAAACAAATCCCCTTCTACCTCTCGTTTGTTCTGAAATCTCCCGCAGACGCTGATTTGAGTGACTTGGAAATAAGAAGCCATAGGAAGACAAATTTCTGTTTTCCAGTTGGTTTTGGTCGAGGCTGTCCTGCTCCATTGGGTGTCTCTTTCTCTAATGACGGTTCTATGAACTTTGCCATCTTTTCAAGAAACGCAGAAAGTGTAGTTTTATGCTTGTATGCTGAGACCACAGCTGAAAAACCTGTGTTGGAGCTCGATCTAGATCCATATGTCAATCGATCAGGTGACATCTGGCATGCGTCATTTGAAAATGCATGGGATTTTGTGAGCTATGGTTATAGATTTGATGAAGGGAATGTCTTGCTGGATCCATATGCTAAGATCATTGCGAAATCAGTTCCACATGGGACAGGGTCGAAGTATCTTGGAAGACTATGTGAGGAACCTGCTTTTGAGTGGGCTGGTGATGTTCGGCCTGACTTAACGCTGGAAAAACTAGTGGTTTATCGGTTGAATGTGAAACGTTTCACCAAACACAAGTCTAGTAAGCTACCAACTAACATAGCAGGCACATTTTCGGGTTTGACAGagaagttggagcattttaaaGCTCTCGGTGTGAATGCAGTTTTGTTAGAGCCGATTTTCCCATTTGATGAGCAAAAGGGTCCATATTTTCCTGTCCATTTCTTTTCACCAATGAATTGTTTCGGACCTCCTAGAGGGCCTGTATCAGCTGTCATTTCTATGAAAGAGATGGTGAAATTTTTTCATGCCGACGGAATAGAGGTCCTACTGGAAGTTGTTTTCACCCACACCTCTGAGGGTGAAGCTATGCAAGGAATTGATATCTCATCGTATTATCACGTAAACGGGGTTGAGGATTTGGAAGCCAgaaatgctttgaattgtaaCTATCCTGTTGTGCAACAAATGGTATTGGATAGTCTTCGGTACTGGGTGACTGAGTTTCACGTTGATGGCTTTTGTTTTATAAATGCATCATCTCTGTTGCGAGGGTCTAATGGTGAATACTTATCTCGTCCGCCTTTGGTCGAAGCAATTGCTTTTGATCCTCTACTCTCGAAGACCAAGATCATCGCAGACTGTTGGGATCCCCGTGGCTTGGTACCAAAGGAAACTCGCTTTCCTCACTGGAAGAGGTGGGCAGAAGTGAATACGAAATTCTCTAATGATGTGAGAAACTTTCTGAGGGGTGAGGGTCTTCTCAGTGACCTTGCTACACGGCTTTGTGGGAACGGGGACATCTTCTCAGATGGACGAGGGCCAGCATCCTCTTTCAACTTTATTTCCAGGAACTCCGGACTTTCTCTCGTGGACCTCGTTAGTTTCAGTGGTGTTGAGCTAGCTGCAGAACTGAGTTGCAATTGTGGGGAAGAAGGGCCTACAAATAAAACCGCTGTACTTGAAAGGCGACTTAAACAAATTCGGAACTTTCTCTTTATCTTGTTTGTTTCACTCGGCGTTCCTGTTCTTAACATGGGAGATGAGTACGGACAATCTGCAGGTGGTTCCCCTGCATACAGCGACAGAAAAGCTTTCGACTGGAACGCACTGGGAACAGGTTTTGCTACTCAAACCACACAATTCATCGCATTTTTAAGTTCGTTTAGGATAAGGCGGAGCGACCTACTTCAGAAGAGGAACTTcttgaaagaagaaaatatagaCTGGTACGGGAGTGATCAATCTTCTCCCAAATGGGAAGATCCATCCAGCAAATTCCTTGCCATGAAGTTGAAAGCAGACGAAGAGGAAGCGTACAAATCAGCAGACGATTCTTCCCTTTCATGGGGTGACTTATTTGTTGCCTTCAGTGCAGCTGATCTTTCAGAAACTGTTATTCTGCCTCCACTGCCGGAAGGTATGGGATGGTTCCGTTTGGTCGACACGGCTCTTCCATTTCCAGGTTTTTTCTCAACTGACGGCGAGCCAGTTGCCGAACAACCGGCGGGTTTATTTGCTTACGAAATGAAGTCTCATAGTTGTGCTCTGTTTGAAGCCAGAAGCTTGTAG
- the LOC126616021 gene encoding protein PALE CRESS, chloroplastic-like, translating into MEARVFPLTCAAPPLSPTPSSSSSHARLWSSQLKPKYVSVLRKSVKKEEPVLEGLPKEYYDDEWQAQQREKTKELNRRRQEEDEEEERKVEEYREIGMRLKDYPEEDVRNARKLISSFIRAAEEVEEKIEEAAEKGELTELVLMVIWNRLDLARRDDEKDVIRSLDLLYRRVEAEILKREATPAMRLLNDLLNMHDGFDGEGWLKECKKRMIDTFPREDPFSILVPAGFDIDKHEGPLRLPVEADDALLRVDFVREVDALLQEVRAEQSEVQNAQGLDPEAIASRLKQQEKQRAIRLVESILDLAINLQW; encoded by the exons TCGTCATCTTCCTCGCATGCAAGGCTCTGGTCCTCTCAGTTGAAGCCAAAATATGTTTCAG TTTTGAGGAAGAGCGTGAAAAAGGAAGAACCAGTATTAGAAGGTCTTCCAAAAGAGTACTACGACGAT GAATGGCAAGCTCAGCAAAGGGAGAAGACGAAGGAGCTCAATCGAAGGCGCCAAGAGGAAGACGAAGAGGAGGAGAGGAAGGTTGAAGAGTATAGGGAGATTGGCATGAGATTGAAGGATTATCCTGAAGAAGATGTCCGAAATGCTCGGAAGCTGATTTCGAGCTTTATCAGAGCGGCTGAAGAAGTGGAAGAG AAAATTGAGGAAGCTGCTGAGAAAGGGGAACTGACTGAACTTGTTTTGATGGTCATATGGAATCGCCTTGATCTCGCTCGACGTGAT GATGAAAAGGATGTTATTAGAAGTCTCGATTTGCTATACAGAAGGGTCGAG GCTGAGATTTTGAAAAGGGAGGCTACTCCTGCCATGAGACTGCTCAACGATCTTTTGAATATGCATGATGGGTTCGATGGTGAAGGGTGGCTGAAGGAATGCAAAAAGCGCATGATTGATACTTTTCCACGAGAGGATCCATTTAGCATTCTTGTTCCAGCAGGATTTGACATTGATAAG CACGAAGGACCACTCAGGCTACCAGTTGAAGCTGACGATGCTCTGTTGAGGGTGGACTTTGTTAGAGAGGTCGATGCATTGCTGCAAGAGGTTCGGGCTGAGCAAAGTGAAGTACAAAATGCACAAGGGCTTGATCCTGAAGCCATTGCTAGTCGGTTGAAGCAACAGGAGAAGCAACGTGCCATACGCTTAGTAGAATCCATACTAGACCTGGCCATTAATTTGCAGTGGTAG